CAATATGAGTGCCATTGACTCGGGCAGAATCGTAAAGACCTATCCGCATGCTGTAAAACAGTACCTTCCGGATTACATGGGTCTGATTTTTGAGCAGATGTGTCAGGATTATCTGCTTTATTATTCAGACAATCTCCCAATTGAACTGAGCGAAATCGGTCAGTGGTGGGGGACAGACCCAAAGAAGAAAAAGCAGATACAGATTGATATTGTCGGAACACCTGTTGAGGGTAAGGACTATATCATCGGTTCGTGCAAGTACAGAAATGAAAAAGTTGGTGTGGATGAACTCGATTTGATGCGGGATTACGCATCGGTATTTGGAAAAGGCAACAACTATCATTATTATATTTTCTCGAAAGGCGGATTCACGGATGGACTTCTTCAGGCACAGGAGCGTGGTGAAGTGCAGCTGATAACACTGGAAGATCTCTACAAGTAAACAACGCAAGCGCCCCTGCTGGTGAAGACTGGCAGGGTATTTTTATGCAGTTCAGTGGGTTTGTCTATCAGCTTTGCGCCCTCTGTTACACTCTGGCACGAACAACCGCCGCAGGTTAAGAAGCAGTTCCCCTTTCGATTTTTCGGAAAACCGAAAGGTAATACGGGAAACGGAAAGTGATAACGCTTCTCGTTTGTGGTATACTTTTATAGTAGTCAATTCTGTAAAAATACCGTAGAAAAAGTAAAAAACATAACAGAAGAACAGGGCGCTTGTAAATTTATGGGTTTTCCCATTGATCTAATAAAAAATTTTCATGAAAGGACTTGAAAAAACATGAAGAAAACTTTCAAACGGCTGGGAGCGGTGCTTCTTGCTGCGTTCATGCTGCTCAGCACAACCATCTGTGCGCTGGCAGATGAAAAAACACCGGCAAGCACATCGACGACTAGCGACACGATCACGCTGAAAGTCAGCAACGTCGCCGACGGCGATACGGTATCCGCGTATAAGCTTGTATGGTATAATACGAACGGAAATGGCTACGAATTTGATGAAAGTTTCGAAAGGTACATTAACACCGAGAAAAAGAAACCTGATGCACAGGCATATCTGGCAGGTTTGGACGCCACAGGCGTAAACACGCTGCTGGCAAGCTATGCAGCTAAGTGTAACGAGGAAAACTCGGGGTACACACTGCCGAATGATAAAATTGATAGTAAGGCAGCTAGTAACGACACAGCTTCACTGGAAGGTTTGACGCCGGGTTATTATCTGCTGCTCACAAGTACGTCTCCAACAAACAACCGTATTTACATGCCACTTTCCGCTTTTGTCAAAATGGACGGCAATGATCTGGTTGTTTATGCCGGCAAAAATAGCGATCCTTTGACAGCTGAGACGGACAAGTCGTATAAAGTCAGTGCCAAGGACGAAACTGGCCCGAACATTGACAAAAAGACCAATGCAACAAAGGGCAGCGAAGAAGCAACTTGGAAAGAAACCGCAGCTGCCGGTGTTGGCGAGACCGTTCGATTCTATGTCCAGGTTAATATTCCGAAATATACGGATGGCACAAAGCTGAATCTGACGGTAAACGATACGCTGACCAATTTGGAGTATAAGCCAAATTCTGCAAAGGTTTATGCAGAAAAACCTGAATTAGATGCTAAAGGTGTTATTGGCAATCCGACGACAATAGACGACGCAATTAAAAACACAACAGATATTGCCGGAAAATACAATACCGAGACTGGCAAGCAGGATCTGAAGTTTGAATTGGATTATGAGAAGATCATGAAGGATGCTACACAGTTGAGAACAGTATATGTTTACTATGAAGCTATTGTAAAACCGGAAGCTGTTAAGAATGGGAAGAATGAAGGTACAAACGTTGCAAGTTTGACCTATTCCAACGCATCGAACCCTAAGTTTGATCATACAACCGATAAGGAAACTACCAAGGTGTTTAGTTACTACCTGAAGTTAAACAAAGTGAAGGGTGAGAAGACTGACTCATTGCATGGTGCAGAGTTCTCCGTTTATACAACGGAAAAAAGCGACACACCTCTTTCGTTTGTGAAAGTGTCGGATGATAATGGTAAAACGGAATACTATCGTCCGGCGGTAGGAAATGAGGCTTCTTCTACTTCTGCCGTAACAAAGATTGAAGCTGACTTCCAGATTCGCGGTCTGGACGCAGGCACCTATTATCTGGAAGAAGTTAAGACGCCGAAGGGCTACACCAAGCCGAAAGGTCGTTTTAAAATTGTAATGACATCGCAATTTGATGAGAATGGCGAGTATACCGGTAAACTGGACTCTAAGAAAGAACAGACTTATATGGAAGCTGTAGAGGATGCTGATAAGAATTTAGTTTACGCAGGCTCTAGTGCTGATTCGAATCTAATGTATCAGTTCTCTGCAACAATCAAGAACTTCTCCACCCCGAATCTCCCGACCACGGGCGGTACCGGCACGGTGCTCCTGTCCATCGGCGGCGTTGTTCTGATGGCAGCAGGCGCATATCTGCTCTTCTTCCGCAAAAAGAAGGAAAATTAAACCATACATACCTATCAAATCGCCGTGAGGGATTTTCCTTGCGGTGATTTGATGATATGGAGAGCTCTCTAAGCAATTTAGAGAGCCGTCCATATCAAGAGAATGCAAAGAAGGAGTCACACGGATTGAAAGCACAAAAAGTCATTCGAATGATTTTTGCGATTCTCATATTTGGAGCGGGCATTGCCGCGCTGTTCTATCCGGTGTTTAGCGACATTTGGAATCAGCATCGTCAGAACAGCATGATGGATGACTATCAAGACACCGTGCAGCAAATGACAGAGGAGGATTATTCCGCCTATCTCAAAGCGGCGCAGGACTATAACGCCACATGCAGTCAACAGATATATGATTCGTTTAGCGGGGAGGAGCTGCCCACCGATGATTTGTATTGGTCTCTGCTCAATATCTCCGGTGACGGCATCATGGGCTACATAGAAATTCCCAAAATCAGTGTGCGTCTGCCCATTTATCATGGCACTTCGGAAAAGGTTTTGCAGCAAGGCTTGGGACATTTGCTTGGCACATCTCTGCCGGTCGGCGGAAAGGGAACACATTGTGTTCTGTCCGGTCATCGCGGCTTGCCGTCAGCATTGCTGCTCACCAATTTGGATAAAGTCAAAGTGGGTGATGTGTTTTATCTGCATGTGCTTCATGATACACTCGCCTATGAGGTAGACCAAATTCAAACGGTTGATCCGAGCGATGTAGAAGCACTGCAAACACCGGAAGATGGCGATTATGTAACCTTGATTACGTGTACGCCATATGGCGTGAACACCCAGCGGCTTCTTGTGCGCGGACGCCGCACGACCGTGCCGGAGAAAGCACAAGAAGTGACACCTGCGCAGCAGGTGCTGACGAGCTTTGGCTGGAAAATATATGTCTTGCTTGCAGTAATTCTTTTGTTTTTATTGTGGTTGATTTTACTTTGGCGAAAACGGCGTAAAAAACGCAAAGCGAAACAGGAGCGTGAATGTATTGAGAAGGATTCTGACAATTGGAAAGTTATCGAAGAAGTTTTTGCTCGGTCTGTTGACAGCCGCTCTTCTGATTTGTCCGGCGACAGCAATCGAGACGATACATACAGAACAGACAGGGAGTCTGACCATTAAAAGCAGCTATGGCGGACAGCCATTAACAAACGTGCCGTTTGCTGTGTATCGCGTGGCAGATGTGTCGCAGTATGGAAGCTTTACCCTTCTGCCGCAATACACGGGCAGCAAGGCGGCGGTCAATCAGCTGACACAGGATGCTGCGATAGATTGGCGCAAGGCAGCGCAGCAGCTGCGCACATGGACGCAGAACCATGCCATCTCCGCAGATGCGCAAAAAAATACCGATAAAAACGGCACAGTGACGTTATCACAGCTGCGGGCAGGTTTGTACTTGGTGGTTGGTTCGGATACGAAAAGCAAAGGAAAAACATATTGCAGTGCTCCGTTTTTGGTCTCTGTTCCGGAATTGACAGAAAATCAAACAGCATGGCAATACGATGTGACGGCAAATCCAAAAAGTGAACCGGAGCACACCAAACAGCCGGAGGACAAACCAAAAGATGACACCCCGACAAAAAAACCGAAGAAAAATCTGCCGGATACCGGCATCCTGCAATGGCCGATTCCAGTGCTGGCGGGCAGTGGCTTGGCGCTCATGCTGATTGGCTGGAAGATGAAGAAAAACAATCGAAACAAATAAAAAATATTGCTATAGGAATGAGAAGCATATGAAACATCGAATCGGCGCATGGCTTGTGCGTCTTGGTTGTCTGTGTATCTTGGCGGCATTGGTATTCCTAACGCATAATATCCGGGAAGAACAGCAGGTCGAGCAAGCAACAGACACTGCATTGACCGGTGTACAACAAGCCATTGCAGACGGAGAAGGTGAGGCGGAAACAGTCACGGTTGACGGAGAACAATATCTGGGATATTTGTCCATTCCGGATTTGAACCTGACACTGCCGATTTTGAGCACATGGGATTTCAACCGGTTGAAAATTGCACCGTGCAGATATTCCGGTTCTCTGACAGATGGCAAGCTGGTGATTGCTGCGCACAATTATGTCCGGCATTTTGCCAAGCTGTATACCTTGAAAAAAGGCTGCCGCATCGGCTTTACCGATACAGCAGGTCGAGAATATCGTTACACGGTGCAAGCAATCCAACGATTAAAGCCGACAGACGGAGAACGCATGGTTTCCGAAGATTGGGATTTAA
The sequence above is a segment of the Butyricicoccus intestinisimiae genome. Coding sequences within it:
- a CDS encoding SpaA isopeptide-forming pilin-related protein, whose amino-acid sequence is MKKTFKRLGAVLLAAFMLLSTTICALADEKTPASTSTTSDTITLKVSNVADGDTVSAYKLVWYNTNGNGYEFDESFERYINTEKKKPDAQAYLAGLDATGVNTLLASYAAKCNEENSGYTLPNDKIDSKAASNDTASLEGLTPGYYLLLTSTSPTNNRIYMPLSAFVKMDGNDLVVYAGKNSDPLTAETDKSYKVSAKDETGPNIDKKTNATKGSEEATWKETAAAGVGETVRFYVQVNIPKYTDGTKLNLTVNDTLTNLEYKPNSAKVYAEKPELDAKGVIGNPTTIDDAIKNTTDIAGKYNTETGKQDLKFELDYEKIMKDATQLRTVYVYYEAIVKPEAVKNGKNEGTNVASLTYSNASNPKFDHTTDKETTKVFSYYLKLNKVKGEKTDSLHGAEFSVYTTEKSDTPLSFVKVSDDNGKTEYYRPAVGNEASSTSAVTKIEADFQIRGLDAGTYYLEEVKTPKGYTKPKGRFKIVMTSQFDENGEYTGKLDSKKEQTYMEAVEDADKNLVYAGSSADSNLMYQFSATIKNFSTPNLPTTGGTGTVLLSIGGVVLMAAGAYLLFFRKKKEN
- a CDS encoding sortase, which encodes MKHRIGAWLVRLGCLCILAALVFLTHNIREEQQVEQATDTALTGVQQAIADGEGEAETVTVDGEQYLGYLSIPDLNLTLPILSTWDFNRLKIAPCRYSGSLTDGKLVIAAHNYVRHFAKLYTLKKGCRIGFTDTAGREYRYTVQAIQRLKPTDGERMVSEDWDLTLFTCTYRGNLRVAVRCTQEK
- a CDS encoding isopeptide-forming domain-containing protein, producing MPFAVYRVADVSQYGSFTLLPQYTGSKAAVNQLTQDAAIDWRKAAQQLRTWTQNHAISADAQKNTDKNGTVTLSQLRAGLYLVVGSDTKSKGKTYCSAPFLVSVPELTENQTAWQYDVTANPKSEPEHTKQPEDKPKDDTPTKKPKKNLPDTGILQWPIPVLAGSGLALMLIGWKMKKNNRNK
- a CDS encoding class C sortase — translated: MKAQKVIRMIFAILIFGAGIAALFYPVFSDIWNQHRQNSMMDDYQDTVQQMTEEDYSAYLKAAQDYNATCSQQIYDSFSGEELPTDDLYWSLLNISGDGIMGYIEIPKISVRLPIYHGTSEKVLQQGLGHLLGTSLPVGGKGTHCVLSGHRGLPSALLLTNLDKVKVGDVFYLHVLHDTLAYEVDQIQTVDPSDVEALQTPEDGDYVTLITCTPYGVNTQRLLVRGRRTTVPEKAQEVTPAQQVLTSFGWKIYVLLAVILLFLLWLILLWRKRRKKRKAKQERECIEKDSDNWKVIEEVFARSVDSRSSDLSGDSNRDDTYRTDRESDH